The region CGGTCATCGGGCACTCCATCGGAGAGGTCGCGGCGGCCCATGTCGCCGGAGTATTCGACCTCCCCGACGCCTGCCGTCTCGTCGCCGCCCGCGCCACCCTGATGGGTGGGCTTCCCGAGGGCGGAGGCATGGTCACCATCGCGGCCACCGCCGACGAACTCGCCGAGGATCTGGCCCGATACGACGGCCAGGTGGGCATCGCCGCCCTCAACACCCCCGGCAACACCGTCGTCTCCGGCCCGGTCGAGCTGGTCGCCGACATCGGCAACGTCTGGGCGGCGAAGGGCCGCAAGACCAGGACCCTGACCGTCAGCCACGCCTTCCACTCCCCGCTGATGGACCCCATCCTGGAGCCGTTCGCGCAGGCCATCGACGGCCTGACGTTCCACCGGCCCACCCTTCCGGTGCTCAGCAACCTCACCGGTGAGCCGGCCGACGAGGAGATGGCCACGCCGGGCTACTGGGTGCGCCACATCCGTCAACCCGTACGTTTCCACCCCGCCGTCGCTCATATCGCGCCCGAAACCGGCGTCTTCCTCGAACTCGGCCCCGACCCCGTCCTCGCCACCGCGACCCAGCACACCCTTCAGCACTTCACCGCCGACGAGGCGACGACCGACGCCCACGCCGACGAGGGCGGGGCCGACCGAGCGACTCCGCTGGTCACAGCCACCCTGAGCCGTAAACGACCCGATGCGCACGCACTCGGCCACGCCCTCGCCCAACTGCACACCCATGGCACCGATATCGACTGGGCCCGCTGGTTCCCGGCCGACCCGGCGCCCCGGACGGTCGACCTGCCCACGTATGCCTTCCAGCGCGAGCGCTACTGGCTGGCCCAGGGCGGTGGCGTCGGGGATGTGGGGGCCGCCGGGCTGCAGCGGATCGAGCATGCGCAGTTGCCGGCGGCCGTCGGGCTCGCCGATGGCGGGCTGGTGCTCACCGGCCGGATCTCGGCCGGTGGCGCCGGGGGCTGGCTGGCCGAGCATGTGATGGCGGGCGCCGTGCTGGCGCCGGGCGCCGCGCTGGTGGAGTGGGCGCTGCGGGCCGCCGATGAGGCGGGCTGCGGCGGGGTGGAGGAGTTGGCGCTCCAGGTCCCGCTCGTCCTGCCCGCGTCCGGTGGGCTGCGCGTTCAGGTGGTGGCCGGCGTGGCCACCGAGGACGGGCGGCGTGATGTGCGGGTGTACTCCCGGCCCGACCGCGATGTCGAGCCCGGTGCTGAACCGGGCTGGGTATGCCATGCCGAGGGCGTTCTGAGTCCGCCGTCCCCGCAGGGCCCCGCGCGGGGCCCGGTGGACGAGCCGGGCCGGGCATGGCCTCCGGCGGGCGCGGAGCCCGTACGGCTGGACGGGTTCTACGAGCGCGCCGCGGCGTCGGGATACGCCTACGGGCCGTCGTACCGTGGCCTGCGGGCCGTATGGCGGGACGGCGCGGATGTGCTCGCCGAAGTGGCGCTGCCCGAGGCCGCCGGAGACCCGGAGGGATTCGGTATCCATCCGGCACTGCTGGATGCCGCGCTCCATCCGGCGTTCCTCCTCGACCGGCCCGGGCAGGAGCACGAGGACGGCCGGGTGTGGCTGCCGTTCGCCTGGAACGGCGTGTCGCTGTGGGCGGGCGGTGCCACGACCGTACGGGTCCGGCTCTCGCCCCGGGAGCAGGAAGCGGATGGCGCCGAGGGCGAGCGCGGTCTGCGGGTCGAGGTGGCCGACGCCCTGGGCGGTCCGGTGCTGACCGTCGACTCGCTGCTGATGCGACCTGCCGACATCGACCAACTGCGCACCTCCGGCGGGCCCGAGGTGGAGGGGCTGTTCGCCCTGGAGTGGACGCCCCTGCCCGTCCCCGCACCGGACACCGGCGCCGGACAGCAGGAGCCGGATCCGGCGGACGGCGGCGGTTGGGCGGTTCTGGGCCCGCAGGAGTACGGGCCGATCGTGCCGGGCGCGGTACACCACCCGCATCTGGAGGCGTTGGTGTCCGCCCTCGACGGTGGCGGCCCCGCCCCCTCCGTGGCCATCGCGTATCTGCCCGCGCTCGGCGGCTCGTCCGGAGGTGACACGGGTACGGACCTGGCGGCCGCCGGTCTGGCGGCCTCGGAGCGGGCGCTGGAACTGGTGCGGGGCTGGCTGGCCGAACCGCGGCTGGCCGAGACCCGGCTGGTGGTGGTCACGCGGGGAGCGGTCGCCATCGATACCTCCGAGGCAGAGGGCACCCCCGGGGCGGACGGCGCCTCCGAAACGGACGGCGCCGGAGACGGCGGCCTGGACGTGGCCGGGGCCGCCGTGTGCGGGCTGGTGCGCAGTGCGCAGGCGGAGAACCCGGGGCGATTCCTTCTGGTCGATCTCGACCCGGACTCCGAGCCGCTCGAAGAGAGTGTGCGCAGCGCCGTGACCTGGGCGGCGCACCTGGACGAACCGCAGGTCGCGCTGCGGGCGGGGCGGCTCCGGGTGCCCCGGCTGATGCGTGCCGGTGGCGTGAGCAGCGGGGGTGTGGCCGCACTGGTGGGACAGCCCGCATGGCGGCTGGAGCTGACCGGCGCGGCCACGGTGGAGAACGTGAAGCCGGTGCCGTGCCCCGAGGTGCTCGAGCCCCTCGGACCGCGTCAGGTGCGGGTGGCGGTGCACGCGGCCGGTATCAACTTCCGCGACGCGCTCATCAGTTTGGGCATGGTCCCGGGCCAGACCGGGCTCGGTGGCGAGGGCGCCGGTGTGGTGCTGGACGTCGGCCCCGAGGTGACCGGGGTCGCGGTGGGCGACCGGGTCATGGGGGTCTTCGACCGCGCGTTCGGCCCGACGGCGGTGACCGACGCCCGCATGGTGGCGCCCGTTCCCTCCGGGTGGGCCGCTCCGCAGGCGGCCTCGGCGCCGGTGGCGTTCCTGACCGCCTGGTACGGGCTCGTGGAGCTGGCCCGGCTCCAGGCCGGGGAGACGGTCCTGGTCCATGCCGCGACCGGCGGTGTGGGCATGGCGGCCGTACGGATCGCCCGGCATCTGGGGGCGGAGGTCTACGCGACGGCGAGCCCCGGCAAGCATGAGGTGCTGGAGGCGATGGGCATCGACGAGGCACACCGGGCCTCCTCACGCGATCTGGACTTCGAGGAGGTGTTCCGCGAGGCCACCGGCGGGCGTGGCGTCGATGTCGTGCTCAACAGCCTCGCCGGACCCTTCGTCGACGCCTCCCTGCGGCTGCTGGGCGAGGGCGGTCGGCTGATGGAGATGGGCAAGACCGACCTCCGTGACCCCGAGCGCGTCGCGGAGGAGCACCCAGGGGTGACGTACCAGCTCTACGACCTGATCACCGACGCCGGGCCCGAACACATCGGCCGGATGCTGGGTGAACTGGGCGAGCTGTTCGCCACCGGAGCCCTGCGGCCGCTGCCGGTGCGGACGTGGCCGCTCAGCCGGACACGTGAGGCGCTGCGCCATCTCAGCCAGGCCAAGCACACCGGCAAGCTGGTCCTGGACGTCCCCGCCCCGGTGGACCCGGACGGCACCGTCCTCATCACCGGTGGCACCGGCACCCTGGGCGCGCTGGTCGCCGAACACCTCGTACGCGTCTGGCGCATCGGGCATCTGCTGCTGGTGAGCCGCCGGGGCCCGGCAGCGCCGGGCGCCCGCAACCTCGCCGACCGGCTGACCGCCCTGGGAGCGCGGGTACGCATCGTCGCCGCCGATGTCACCGACGCGGCAGCCGTGGCCGACCTGGTGGCGGGGGTCGATCCCGGGCATCCGCTGACCGGAGTCATCCATGCGGCCGGTGTGCTGGACGACGCGGTCGTCACCGCGCAGACTCCAGAGCGGCTGGCCCGGGTCTGGGCGGCGAAGGCCACCGCCGCGGCGCATCTGCACGCCGCGACGGCGCATCTGCGCCTGGGCGCGTTCGTGCTGTTCTCGTCGGCCGCCGGGGTCATGGGCAGCCCGGGACAGGCCAACTACGCGGCGGCCAATGCCTTCTGCGACGCGCTGGCGGCCCATCGCCAGGCACTGGGCCTGCCGACGGTCTCCGTGGCCTGGGGCCTGTGGGCCGAATCCAGCGAGATGACCGGCGGCCTCGCCGACGCGGACCTGGCCCGGATGACGCGCTCGGGCGTCACCGCGATGGCCGCCGACCATGCCCTCCGGCTGCTCGACGCGGCGGCCGAGCACGGTGGCCACCTGCTGATCGCGGCGGATCTGAACACGCGTGTCCTGGCGGCCCAGCCCGCCGACACTCTCCCCGCCACGCTCCGCGCCCTCGCCGCATCGGGCGCCGGTGGCGCGGCGGCGCGACGTACGGCGGCGGCAGCCGATGCGCGGCCGGACGACTGGGCCGGCCGGCTGGCGGGCCTGTCCGCCGCGGAACAGCACCGCGCGGTCCTCACGTTGGTCCGTGGCCATGTGGCCACCGTGCTCGGGCATGCCAGCGCCGAAGCGGTGCAGGCCGACACCAACTTCAAGGAGCTGGGCTTCGACTCCCTGACCGCCGTCGAACTGCGCAACCGGCTCGCCGCCGCCACCGGTCTGCGGCTGCCCGCCGCCCTCGTCTTCGACTATCCGGAAGCGGCCGTGCTCGCCGACTACCTGCTGGAGCGCATCGCCCCGGCGGTCGGCGCCGCCCCGGGCCGGGACGGCGCCGATCCGGTCCTCAACGAACTGGCCAGGCTCGAAGCCACCCTGATCGGCCTCGAGATGGAAGACGACGATTCGGGGGCGGTCACGGCACGGCTCGAAAGCCTGCTGGCGAAGTGGAAAGCGACACGAAAGCCGGCGGAGGAAGAAATGACCGCCGCGGAGAGGCTGGAGTCCGCGTCCGCGGCCCAGGTTCTCGACTTCATCGACAACGAACTGGGTGTGTCCTGAATGTGCCGGGCGCGACGATCGCTGAGGCCGGGTGAAACCTCATGGTGAACGTGAATGAAGACAAACTGGTCGAGTATCTCAAGCGCGTCTCCGCGGATCTGCACGATACGCGCCTACGTTTGCGCGAGGTGGAGGAGCGATACCAGGAGCCGATCGCGGTCGTGAGCATCGCCTGCCGGTTCCCGGGCGGGGTGAACACGCCCGAGGACCTGTGGCGGCTGGTCACCGGCGGTGTGGACGCGATCGGGGACTTTCCCACCGACCGCGGCTGGGATCTCGACAGCCTCTATCACCCGGACCCGGACCACCCCGGCACCACCTATGTCCGCCGGGGCGGATTCCTCTACGACGCCGACCGATTCGACCCCCAGTTCTTCGGCATCAGCCCCCGCGAGGCGCTCGCCACCAGCCCTCAGCAGCGACTGCTGCTGGAAACCGCCTGGGAGGCATGCGAACGGGCGGGGCTAGACCCGGTGTCCCTCAAGGGCTCCCGGACGGGCGTCTACGCCGGGACGGCGACCACCGGCGGCGCCACATCCGGTGACCTTCCGCAGAAGGGATCCGAGGGATACGCGGGCAACGCACCGAGCCTGCTGTCGGGCCGGGTGTCGTACACCTTCGGCCTCGAAGGACCGGCCGTCACGCTGGAGACGGCGTGCTCGTCATCCCTGGTCGCGATCCATCTGGCCTGCCAGGCACTGCGGCAGGAGGAATGCACCCTGGCCCTGGCGGGCGGGGTGACGGTGATGGCCACCCCCGAGGTGTTCACCGGCTTCTCCCGGCAACGGGGGCTGTCCCCGGACGGGCGCTGCAAGGCGTTCTCGGTGCACGCCGACGGCACGGGATGGGGCGAAGGCGTCGGACTCGTCCTACTGGAGCGGCTGTCCGACGCCCGGCGCAACGGGCATGAGGTGCTCGCGGTGATCCGTGGCTCGGCCATCAACCAGGACGGCGCGAGCAACGGATTCAGCGCGCCGAACGGCCCGTCCCAGCAGCGGGTGATCCGCCAGGCCCTCGCCAGCGCCCGGCTGGCCCCGTCCGAGGTGGACGCGGTGGAGGCGCATGGCACGGGCACCAAGCTGGGCGACCCGATCGAGGCCGACGCGCTGATCGCCACCTACGGCCGGGACCGGCCGGAGGACCGGCCGCTGTGGCTCGGCTCGCTGAAGTCCAACATTGGCCATACGCAGGGCGCGGCGGGTGTGGCCGGTGTGATCAAGATGGTCATGGCCCTGCGACACGGCGTACTCCCGGCCACCCTCCATGCCGAGGAGCTGACCCCCCATGTGGAGTGGGACGGCGGCGGTGTGCGACTGCTGACGGAGGCGGTCGAGTGGCCGACGGGTGAGCGCCCGCGCCGGGCCGGTGTGTCGTCCTTCGGGATCAGCGGCACCAATGCGCATGTGATCGTGGAGCAGGCGCCTGTGGAGGTTGCGCCGGAGGTGGATTCCTCTAGTGTGGGTGGGGTGGCGCCGTGGGTGCTGCCGTGGGTGGTGTCGGGGCGGACTGCGGAGGCGTTGCGGGGGCAGGCGGCGGCGTTGGCTGAGCGGGTGGGTGGGGATTCGGGGTTGTCGGCGGTGGACGTGGGGTGGTCGTTGGCCACTACGCGGTCGGTGTTCGAGCATCGGGCGGTGGTGGTGGGCGGTGACAGGGCCGAGTTGTCGGCTGCTGTGGAGGCGTTGGCGGGGGGTGTGTCGCATCCGGGTGTGGTGCTGTCGGGTGTTGCTGCGGTGGTGGGTGATGTGGGTCCGGTGTTGGTGTTTCCGGGTCAGGGTTCGCAGTGGGTGGGGATGGGGGCGGAGCTGCTGGAGGTGTCGGCGGTGTTCGCGGCCCGGGTGGCGGAGTGTGAGCGGGCGCTGGCGCCGTATGTGGAGTGGTCGCTCACGGATGTGTTGCGCCGCGCGGAGGGTGGGGCGGATCTGGGGCGGGTGGATGTGGTGCAGCCGGTGTTGTGGGCGGTGATGGTGTCGCTGGCTGCGGTGTGGGCGGGGTATGGGGTGTGTCCTGCGGCGGTGGTGGGTCACAGTCAGGGTGAGATCGCGGCGGCTGTGGTGGCGGGGGCGCTGTCCTTGGAGGACGGCGCCAAGGTGGTGGCCTTGCGGAGCAAGGCGTTGCGGCGGTTGGCCGGTGGTGGGGCGATGGCCTCGCTGGGTGTGGGTCAGGAGCGGGCGGGGGAGTTGCTCTCCGGCCTGGGCGATCAGGCCGCTGGTGTAGGCGTAGCCGCGGTCAACGGGCCTTCGTCGACCGTGGTTTCGGGTCCGCCGGAGCAGGTGGCCGCCGTCGTCGCGGCGTGCCAGGAGGCGGGAGAGCGGGCACGGCTGATCGAGGTGGATTATGCCTCGCACGGTCCTCAGGTGGAGGAGATCCGGGAGGAGTTGAATGAGGTTCTGGCCGGTGTGCGTCCGCTGGATACGTCGGGTTCGGGTACGGCGTTCTACTCCACCGTGACCGGTGGCCGTGTCGTCACGACCGACCTGGATACCGGTTATTGGGTGGCGAATCTGCGGGAGCGGGTGCGGTTCACCGATGCTGTCCAGGCGTTGCTGGCGGACGGGCATCGGGTGTTCATCGAGGCCAGTACGCATCCCGTGCTCACGCTCGGCCTTCAGGAGACCTTCGAGGAAGCCGAGGTGACGGCCGTCACCGTGCCGACCCTGCGCCGCGATCACGGCGGCCGGGCCCAGCTTCTCCACTCGCTCGGCCAGGCGTTCACCGCCGGGGTCGAGGTGGACTGGAGGACCGCGTTCCCGGCCGACCCCACCCCCCGTACGGTCGATCTGCCCACGTATGCCTTCCAGCGCCAGCGCTACTGGGCCACTGCCACCGGCGGGGTCGGCGATATGGGTGCCGCGGGGCTGCAGCGGGTGGAGCACCCGTTATTGCGGGCGGCGGTGGGTCTTGCCGATGGCGGGCTGGTGCTGACCGGACGGGTGTCGGCCACTGGCGGCGACGGCTGGCTCGGTGACCATGTGGTCGCCGGAGCGCCACTGGTGCCGGGTGCGGCGCTGGTGGAGTGGGCGTTACGGGCGGCCGACGAGGTGGGCTGTGGCCGCATCGAGGAACTGGCACTGCAGGTCCCGTTGGTGCTGCCGCCGTCGGGTGGGCTGCGGGTGCAGATCGTCGTGGGCGAGGCCGCCGAGGACGGGCGGCGCGATGTGCGGGTGCACTCCCGGCCCGACCGCGATGCCGAGCCCGGCGCGGATCCGGACTGGGTGTCCCATGCGGAGGGCGTCCTGTGCCCGCCGGCCGCGCCGAGCGCGGCCGAGGAGCTGGGCGGAGTCTGGCCTCCCGAGGGCGCGAAGCCGTTAGATGTCGAGGGGTTCTACGAGCATGCCGTGGCGGCGGGCTATGCGTACGGGCCGTCGTTCCAGGGGCTGCGTGCCGTGTGGCGGGACGGCGCTGATCTGCTGGCCGAGGTGGCGCTGCCCGAGGCGGCGGGGGACGCGGACGGCTTTGGCATCCACCCGGCACTGCTCGACGCCGCCCTGCATCCCATGCTGCTCGCCGCCGACCTCGAGTCGGCGGACGACAGGGTGATGAGACTGCCGTTCGCCTGGAATGGCGTCTCCCTGTGGGCCGCGGAGGCGACCACGGTCCGGGTCCGGCTCTCGCCCCGCCAGCCCTCTCCCCATCAGGACGGTTCAGTGGGGGAAGGCGGGTTGCGAGTGGTCGTGGCCGATGCCATGGGCGCCCCGGTGCTGACGGTCGACTCCCTGACGATGCGCCCCGTCGACCCCAGCCAGTTGAGGTCCGGGGGCGGACGTGGCGTCGATGGGCTGTTCACGCTGGGCTGGGTCCCGATGCCCGGCGTGCCGGAGGTGGACACCTCCGACGCCATGGGCTGGGTCGTGCTGGGTGAGGACGCCTTGCACCTGGCCGAGGAGCCCGGACTCGGCGATGGGCGAGTGGTGTGCCATCCGGGTCTTGAAGCGTTGGCCGCCGCACTCGACGACGGCGCGCCACCTCCCGCCTTCGCCGTGACCTACCTGCCCGCAGGAGGTGGCCCGCAGGAGGCCGGAGCCGCGGCGAAGGCGGCCGATGGCTTGGCTGCCGTCGGCCGAGCGCTGGAGCTGGTGCAGGCGTGGCTGGCCGAACCGCGTTGGGCCGAAACCCGGTTGGTGGTGGTGACAGGCGGTGCGGTGTCGACCGGAGGCACTGAAGACGGGGATTCCGGCGACGACGAGCTGAATGCGGCCGCGGCAGGGCTGTGGGGCCTGCTGCGCAGTGCGCAGGCGGAACACCCGGACCGGTTCATCCTCCTCGACCTTCACCAGGCCACCAATCCGACCGCAGGCGATGTGGCGGATGCCGTCGTCCGTGCCGTACAGGCGGACGAGCCACAGGCGGCGCTCCGCTCCGGGCGTCTGATGGTGCCCCGACTGACGCGCGCACGCGACACCGACGGCGCCGACGAGAGCGAATCGGGAGGACTGGCCCCTGGTGGGCTCGATCCCGACGGTACGGTGCTGATCACCGGTGGTACGGGCCTGCTGGGCGGCCTGGTGGCCGAGCATCTGGTGCGTACGTGGCAGGTCGAGCATCTCGTCCTGGTCAGCCGCCGTGGCTCGGACGCGCCCGGCGCACCGGAGTTGGCCGAGCGGCTGAGCGACCTGGGCGCGCAGGTGCGGATCGCCGCGGTGGATGTCACGGTCGGCGACGCGGTCGCCGCCGCGGTGGCCGGTATCGACCCGGCGCATCCGCTGACCGGTGTCATTCATGCGGCCGGGCTGCTGGATGACGCGGTGGTCACTTCACAGACCCGGGAACAGGTGGCGCGGGTGTGGGCGGCGAAGGCCGCGTCGGCCGCCCATTTGCACACCGCCACGGCGGATCTTCCGCTCCGCATGTTCGTGATGTTCTCCTCGGCTGCCGGAGTCGTGGGCAACGCGGGTCAGGCCGGATACGCGGCGGCGAACGCGTTTGTCGATGCCCTGGTCGCCCAGCGGCGGGCGCTCGGACTGCCCGGGCTTTCGCTGGCCTGGGGGCTGTGGGCCCAGGCCAGCGAGATGACCGGGCATGTGGGCCGGGCCGACCTGACGCGACTGCGCGGGATGAGGCCGTTGTCGTCCGAGCGCGGGCTGGCCCTGCTGGACGCAGCATGCCGGTACGCGAGCCCGCTGATGGTGGCCGTGGACTTCGATCCGGCCGGGGCGGCCGGTGGGGATCTTCCGGCGGTGTTGCGGGGGTTGGTGGCCGGTCGTACCAGGCGGCGGATCGCCGAGGGTGGCCTGTCGGCCTCGGGGTTGGCTGGGCGGTTGGTGGGGGTGGGGGTTGGTGCTCGGTTGGATGTGGTGGTGGAGGTGGTGCGGGGTGGTGTGGCGGTGGTGTTGGGGTTTGGTTCTGCGGGTGAGGTGCGGGTGGATGCCGCGTTCAAGGAGTTGGGTTTTGATTCGTTGACGGCGGTGGAGTTGCGTAATCGGTTGTCGGTGGTGACGGGGTTGCGGTTGCCGGCGACGATGGTGTTCGACTATCCGACGCCTCGGGTGCTGGCGGAGTATCTGTGCTCCCGGCTGACCGGCGAGACCGCCGGCTCCCGTGCCCCCGTCGTGGCGAGGGCCGATACGGACGATCCCGTGGCGATCATCGGCATGACCTGCCGTTTCCCGGGAGGCGCGAACTCCCCTGAAGCGCTGTGGGACCTGGTCGCCTCGGGGAAGGACGTGATCGGGGAGTTTCCGATCGGCCGAGGCTGGGATCTGGACGGGCTGTTCCATCCGGACCCCGATCACCCCGGCACCAGCTATGCCCACGAGGGTGCCTTCCTCCATGACGCCGATGCGTTCGATGCGGCGTTCTTCGGGATCAATCCGCGGGAGGCGCTGGCCACCGATCCGCAGCAGCGGTTGCTGTTGGAGGCGTCGTGGGAGGTGCTGGAGCGGGCGGGGATCGATCCGGTGTCGGTGAAGGGCAGTCCGACCGGTGTGTACGCGGGCGTGATGTATCACGACTACGCGGCCGGGCTGAGCGGTGGCGCCGATGTGAAGCTCGAGGGCTATGCGATGCTCGCGGGTTCGGGCAGCGTGGTCTCGGGCCGGGTGGCGTACACGCTGGGCTTCGAGGGTCCTGCGGTGACGGTGGATACGGCGTGTTCGTCGTCGTTGGTGGCGATGCATCTGGCGGCGCAGGCGTTGCGGCAGGGTGAGTGCACGCTGGCGTTGGCCGGTGGGGTGACGGTGATGGCCACGCCGGATGTGTTCACCGGTTTCTCCCGTCAGCGTGGCCTGGCCCCCGATGGCCGGTGCAAGCCCTTCGCGGCCGCCGCCGACGGGACGGGCTGGGGCGAGGGCGCGGGTGTGCTGCTGTTGGAGCGGCTGTCGGACGCTCGGCGCAACGGCCATGAGGTGCTGGCGGTGATCCGTGGGTCGGCCGTCAATCAGGACGGTGCGTCGAATGGACTCACGGCGCCGAACGGTCCGTCGCAGCAGCGGGTGATCCGTCAGGCGCTGGCGAGCGCCGGGCTGTCGGTCTCGGATGTCGATGCGGTGGAGGCGCACGGTACGGGTACGACGCTGGGTGATCCGATCGAGGCGCAGGCGCTGCTGGCCACTTACGGTCAGGATCGCCCTGACGGGAAGCCGCTGTTGCTCGGCTCGATCAAGTCCAACATTGGGCATACGCAGGCGGCGGCGGGTGTGGCGGGCGTCATCAAGATGGTGCAGGCCATGCGCCACGGAACACTGCCCGCCTCCCTGCACATCGATGAGCCGAGCCCGCATGTGGACTGGGACAGCGGTGCGGTGCGGTTGCTGACCGAGGCGGTGGAGTGGCCGAACGGCGAGCGGCCGCGCCGGGCCGGTGTGTCCTCGTTCGGCGCCTCCGGCACCAACGCCCACGTCATCCTCGAACAGGCTCCCGCTCCGCCCGAGGAGGATGAGCAGACGGAGCCGGTCCTCTCCGACGTG is a window of Streptomyces violaceusniger Tu 4113 DNA encoding:
- a CDS encoding type I polyketide synthase gives rise to the protein MVNVNEDKLVEYLKRVSADLHDTRLRLREVEERYQEPIAVVSIACRFPGGVNTPEDLWRLVTGGVDAIGDFPTDRGWDLDSLYHPDPDHPGTTYVRRGGFLYDADRFDPQFFGISPREALATSPQQRLLLETAWEACERAGLDPVSLKGSRTGVYAGTATTGGATSGDLPQKGSEGYAGNAPSLLSGRVSYTFGLEGPAVTLETACSSSLVAIHLACQALRQEECTLALAGGVTVMATPEVFTGFSRQRGLSPDGRCKAFSVHADGTGWGEGVGLVLLERLSDARRNGHEVLAVIRGSAINQDGASNGFSAPNGPSQQRVIRQALASARLAPSEVDAVEAHGTGTKLGDPIEADALIATYGRDRPEDRPLWLGSLKSNIGHTQGAAGVAGVIKMVMALRHGVLPATLHAEELTPHVEWDGGGVRLLTEAVEWPTGERPRRAGVSSFGISGTNAHVIVEQAPVEVAPEVDSSSVGGVAPWVLPWVVSGRTAEALRGQAAALAERVGGDSGLSAVDVGWSLATTRSVFEHRAVVVGGDRAELSAAVEALAGGVSHPGVVLSGVAAVVGDVGPVLVFPGQGSQWVGMGAELLEVSAVFAARVAECERALAPYVEWSLTDVLRRAEGGADLGRVDVVQPVLWAVMVSLAAVWAGYGVCPAAVVGHSQGEIAAAVVAGALSLEDGAKVVALRSKALRRLAGGGAMASLGVGQERAGELLSGLGDQAAGVGVAAVNGPSSTVVSGPPEQVAAVVAACQEAGERARLIEVDYASHGPQVEEIREELNEVLAGVRPLDTSGSGTAFYSTVTGGRVVTTDLDTGYWVANLRERVRFTDAVQALLADGHRVFIEASTHPVLTLGLQETFEEAEVTAVTVPTLRRDHGGRAQLLHSLGQAFTAGVEVDWRTAFPADPTPRTVDLPTYAFQRQRYWATATGGVGDMGAAGLQRVEHPLLRAAVGLADGGLVLTGRVSATGGDGWLGDHVVAGAPLVPGAALVEWALRAADEVGCGRIEELALQVPLVLPPSGGLRVQIVVGEAAEDGRRDVRVHSRPDRDAEPGADPDWVSHAEGVLCPPAAPSAAEELGGVWPPEGAKPLDVEGFYEHAVAAGYAYGPSFQGLRAVWRDGADLLAEVALPEAAGDADGFGIHPALLDAALHPMLLAADLESADDRVMRLPFAWNGVSLWAAEATTVRVRLSPRQPSPHQDGSVGEGGLRVVVADAMGAPVLTVDSLTMRPVDPSQLRSGGGRGVDGLFTLGWVPMPGVPEVDTSDAMGWVVLGEDALHLAEEPGLGDGRVVCHPGLEALAAALDDGAPPPAFAVTYLPAGGGPQEAGAAAKAADGLAAVGRALELVQAWLAEPRWAETRLVVVTGGAVSTGGTEDGDSGDDELNAAAAGLWGLLRSAQAEHPDRFILLDLHQATNPTAGDVADAVVRAVQADEPQAALRSGRLMVPRLTRARDTDGADESESGGLAPGGLDPDGTVLITGGTGLLGGLVAEHLVRTWQVEHLVLVSRRGSDAPGAPELAERLSDLGAQVRIAAVDVTVGDAVAAAVAGIDPAHPLTGVIHAAGLLDDAVVTSQTREQVARVWAAKAASAAHLHTATADLPLRMFVMFSSAAGVVGNAGQAGYAAANAFVDALVAQRRALGLPGLSLAWGLWAQASEMTGHVGRADLTRLRGMRPLSSERGLALLDAACRYASPLMVAVDFDPAGAAGGDLPAVLRGLVAGRTRRRIAEGGLSASGLAGRLVGVGVGARLDVVVEVVRGGVAVVLGFGSAGEVRVDAAFKELGFDSLTAVELRNRLSVVTGLRLPATMVFDYPTPRVLAEYLCSRLTGETAGSRAPVVARADTDDPVAIIGMTCRFPGGANSPEALWDLVASGKDVIGEFPIGRGWDLDGLFHPDPDHPGTSYAHEGAFLHDADAFDAAFFGINPREALATDPQQRLLLEASWEVLERAGIDPVSVKGSPTGVYAGVMYHDYAAGLSGGADVKLEGYAMLAGSGSVVSGRVAYTLGFEGPAVTVDTACSSSLVAMHLAAQALRQGECTLALAGGVTVMATPDVFTGFSRQRGLAPDGRCKPFAAAADGTGWGEGAGVLLLERLSDARRNGHEVLAVIRGSAVNQDGASNGLTAPNGPSQQRVIRQALASAGLSVSDVDAVEAHGTGTTLGDPIEAQALLATYGQDRPDGKPLLLGSIKSNIGHTQAAAGVAGVIKMVQAMRHGTLPASLHIDEPSPHVDWDSGAVRLLTEAVEWPNGERPRRAGVSSFGASGTNAHVILEQAPAPPEEDEQTEPVLSDVGTVPWVLSARSAEALRGQAAALGERVGGASELSSVDVGWSLVTSRSVFEHRAVVVGDDRAELLAAVEALAGDVSHPGVVRSDAAAPAGDVGPVLVFPGQGSQWAGMGAELLEVSPVFAARVAECEQALAPYVDWSLTDVLRRAEGASDLGRVDVVQPVLWAVMVSLATAWAGHGVRPAAVVGHSQGEIAAAVVAGALSLEDGAKVVALRSKALRRLAGGGAMASLGVGQERAGELLSGLGDQAAGVGVAAVNGPSSTVVSGPPEQVAAAVAACQEAGERARLIEVDYASHGPQVEEIREELNEVLAGVRPLDTSGSGTAFYSTVTGGRVVTTDLDTAYWVANLRERVRFTDAVQALLADGHRVFVEASTHPVLTLGLQETFEEAEVTAVTVPTLRRDHGGRAQLLHSLAQAFTAGVDVDWTTLYPSAPPPRVVALPTYAFQRERYWLDGHGGRAGDPADLGLVSAGHPLLGAAVELADGRGHVLTGRISARAHTWLGEHVVADAVLVPGAALAEWVLRAADEVGCGGVDELALRVPLVLPSSGALRVQVVVGEAAEDGRRDVRVYSRLAGEGDSATGWVCHAEGVLSAPADRSDEALGLGGAWPPAGAAPLGVEGFYDRVAASGYAYGPSFQGLRAVWRDGADVCAEVALPEAAGEQAGFGIHPALLDAALHPALLIDQLDADDTETDTEASDGRVWLPFAWNGVTLWAAGATTVRVRLSPQQENAEGERALRLTVADAVGAPVLTVDSVAMRPASIDQLRAAVAHGSRGTDSLFTVDWTPLPLAAGAEEAAAGDDGWAVLGAEGHPDPAALVAALGDEEPVPPVVLADMTALTSPTDAGAEEASAEALSATERALELVRGWLAEPRLADARLVVVTRGAVAVDGPESTTRVDLAAAAVWGLVRSAQSENPGRFVLLDRDDDLDVNANPNANRNPNANAAPHTDAVRIAVARAVEMDEPQLALRAGRALVPRLVHAGTGGAGLVGPVEQPEAWRLDTAGTATLENVVPVPCPEVLEPLAAGQVRIAVRAAGVNFRDVLVGLGMVPGQTGLGGEGAGVVVDIGPEVTHVSVGDRVMGVLDQSFGPLAVTDARLLAPIPDGWSFRHAAAVPVAYLTAWYGLTDLAGLRPGESVLIHAATGGVGTAAVRIARHLGAEVYATASHGKHAVLEAMGIDEVHRASSRDLDFEETLREATGGRGVDVVLNSLAGEFVDASLRLLREGGRLLEMGKTDVRDPQLIAAEYPGVTYRVYDLITDAGPDRIGQMLRELGELFASGLLEPPPVRAWPLSRAREALRYLSQAKHTGKLVLDVPAPVDPDGTVLITGGTGTLGKHVAEHLVRAWNIRHLLLVSRSGPDAPGAPELLAHLTDLGAEARIVAADVTDGAAVNDLVASIDPAHPLTGVVHAAGVLDDAVATSQTPEHLARVWGPKATAAAHLHAATAHLRLGMFVMFSSAAGVMGSPGQANYAAANAYCDALATHRQAMGLPGVSVAWGLWADASGMTGHLDEADLARMSRSGIAAMSGERALGLMDAACWHGAPQPAAVQLDLRALAAQPADTLPALLRTLLDNGTTTRRTAATGAPAAGLVAQLAAVPVEEQHRILLTLVRTQAAAVLGHTDAGTVSADSPFKDLGFDSLTGVELRNRLAAATGLRLPATVVFRHPTPSAIAAELREKLCPAQADTSAPVFGELERLEAAMARLVPHDEARDRLAKRLEALLWRLTDDTPAEATGKRHPTVDDGALDSASDDELFEFIDRELPS